The following is a genomic window from SAR324 cluster bacterium.
CAATAAGTTGGAAAGTGCGGGGAAAATCCTGCGTGATGGGGGGAAGCAGTTGTCCTACCACAATCACGAATTGGAGTTTGTTCGCTACGAACACAAATCTATCTTGGAATTGATTCTAACAAACACCGACTCGAAGTTCCTCAAAGCAGAGCTTGATACTTTCTGGGTTCAAAAAGGAGGAGAAGATCCCGTCGAATGGTGTCGAAAAATGCGGGGACGCTTGCCCTTGCTTCACCTCAAAGATTATGTGGTCACCTTAGACAGAGAGATTCTCTTTGGTGAAGTTGGGGCAGGGAGTTTGAACTGGGATGCCATCATTCGGGCAGCGGATGAGGCGGGCTGTCAATGGTTTATTGTGGAGCAGGACTCCAGCACCAGAGA
Proteins encoded in this region:
- a CDS encoding sugar phosphate isomerase/epimerase, whose protein sequence is MRPEQIALTLYTLRDHCQDVTSLRSTLKKVKEIGYPAIQISGVGVEDPKIIQELAEEVGLIICATHEPSHKILEEPAEVVERLNMLGCTHTAFPHPGSYTIDSMEACLVLANKLESAGKILRDGGKQLSYHNHELEFVRYEHKSILELILTNTDSKFLKAELDTFWVQKGGEDPVEWCRKMRGRLPLLHLKDYVVTLDREILFGEVGAGSLNWDAIIRAADEAGCQWFIVEQDSSTR